A genomic stretch from Falco naumanni isolate bFalNau1 chromosome 4, bFalNau1.pat, whole genome shotgun sequence includes:
- the ENKUR gene encoding enkurin, whose translation MATQRAQESIYNLRPSLEEKPGKPPRYISKFRPSVKLEAEKNKAQWKTMGPAKVALPSPKNFLQKHSKEPKLPARKKEEDSKKLPALSVPRRTDHPVMGIHSKKNFINANAVAAITGLPKKPQPIYVDKRQGDKYLLETSGLVPKYIKKKGYGVTPKCVIQRNEEMKRAQKEYEASILEHLKKKAMKQLSDEEKTSILQGLKKNWKEVYREFQSLPIKVDTIRQKLYKEKLESQMKQLEHDIEVIEKHKFIYIAKE comes from the exons ATGGCAACGCAGCGTGCCCAGGAGAGCATCTATAACCTCCGCCCCTCCCTGGAGGAGAAGCCTGGCAAACCGCCCAG GTATATATCCAAATTTAGACCATCCGTGAAActtgaagcagagaaaaataaagctcagTGGAAAACTATGGGACCAGCAAAAGTTGCACTGCCATCTCCAaaaaattttctgcagaaacattCAAAAGAACCCAAGCTACCAGCAA gaaaaaaagaagaggataGTAAGAAATTGCCTGCATTATCAGTGCCACGGAGGACAGATCACCCCGTTATGGGAATTCACAGTAAAAAGAATTTTATAAATGCAAATGCAGTTGCTGCTATCACGGGGTTGCCTAAAAAGCCTCAACCTATTTATGTTGATAAAAGACAGGGAGATAAATACCTGCTTGAAACTTCGGGACTTGttccaaaatatattaaaaaaaag GGTTATGGTGTTACACCGAAATGTGTGAtacagagaaatgaagaaatgaagagaGCTCAGAAAGAATATGAGGCCAGTATCTTGGAGCATCTCAAGAAAAAAGCCATGAAACAGCTATCTGATGAAGAAAAGACAAGTATTCTGCAG GGGCTGAAAAAGAACTGGAAGGAAGTGTATCGTGAATTTCAGAGCCTTCCAATAAAAGTAGACACCATACGCCAGAAGTTATATAAAGAAAAGCTGGAATCACAGATGAAACAACTGGAGCATGACATAGAGGTAATTGAGAAGCACAAATTTATCTACATTGCAAAGGAGTAA